Below is a genomic region from Rhododendron vialii isolate Sample 1 chromosome 5a, ASM3025357v1.
aaaagtaaaaaaatttggtgggttactttcatggcgcattgggtcatttaaattgacccaattgatgcctaattaagacccaactaataatgggttagttgggtttggacccattcttacccaactaataaatgggttgggttgggtctatcttttagttgatgggtttgggttcaatttgccacccctatgTTTGAGGTGATTATCTCTGCCCCATATCTTCTTTTACTCTCTCGTTCTCACctcctatttctctctcactcGGCACATCAAAGCTCGTCTGTCCATCTTGATTTTTGCGCGACCATTCCTCCTACCGCACTCGCTCTCCTAGGACAGTCGGAGAGCTCGGCCGAGAACACCAAGTCGGCAAAGACAATTCAAAGGTGAGTTATTGccgcattctctctctctctctctctccctccaagTTCTTGCTGTTGTATAGCAATTCTATCATGTGATCATGTGCGATGTGCttgatcttgtaattttttgggTTAAGACTCATATTAGCCTCCTCAAAAGGTTATGCTTTGtttccatttcttcttcttccatccaTTTATAATGAAGGGCTTCTTCAGTTATTATCCGAGCCTTGGGATCAAGGCAACCTTTTCAAAAGGTCTAATAAATTGACCTCAAGGTCGGGAAAACTAACTCCTATATCCTATAGAGGCAACATATGCTTCATTGGTTAACTATGCATGTAAATGGGTAAAAAGCAAGTGATGGAtgctaaaaaatacaaaaaacttaCCATAGGTGGTTCTTCGAGGGGTAGGTTTGGATGTGGATTGCTAGGGAGTAGTGTGACATGGGGCCACGATTCTTCTGATAGCCACTCCAGCTTGCTGAAAATCTAACTCATTACATGGACTTTTGAATATCCATGAAAGGATTGCTTTAAACAAAGCATCTCAGCAAAGTACAACCTACCACCCACATGTCTATCGCGATAGTGTACTCAGTGAAATCCATGAGGACTTCCGAGGCTCGGTACCTTAGCGTCGCCACCTATAAATGCATTCAAACTGTCAATCATAGTACAAAAGATTTCCTTTCCAAACTCTCAATtataacaagaaaaaaagttaGCACAAAAGTTTAAAAGCTACCTTAAACTCGGAACTTTCTAACCTGATATAAACTTTCCACCAACTTTTATAGTTTAAAAGCTGATACCTGAGCAGTAAGAGCGCTACTGCTAGGGCATACAAATGACTTAGCAAGGCCAAAGTCACAAATCTTCACAGTATCATTTTTGGGGTCAACTAGCAAATTTTCCGACTTTAGGTCCCCGTGAAGAACCTTATTTTCATGGTAATATGCTATCCCTAACAATATCTGCTTCATAAAATGTTGCAAGAAAGATTGTTCTAGCAAAATGATGGTAGAAAATAGAGTTGCCATTAGCAGATCTTTTATTTCAGGTGAGCTTTTGCCAACATAGGAAGCCTAGTCATTTATAGAAAGTACAAAAACTATGGATAACTGATAGAGGCATAATCACTTACTCTTGTGATATCCGGATACTTGTGACTATAATTAACCAGGTCCATATGAGAATCTAGATTCATGGGCACGTATTCTAACGCCATAAACACACTTGCCCCGTGTGAATGATATTACTTTTGTTTAACTAATAATACTTCTCTTTTGTAGGATGGATTGTGTGTTTATACACGGGGCAAGTGTGAACATGGCGTTAGAATGAATGTCCATGGATTTGAATTCTCATATGAACCCGGTAAATTATAGTCACAAGTATCTGATATCACGAaagcctataaaaaaaaagtgattatGCTTCTATCAGTAATTCATGGTTTTTGTACGTTTTATAAATGATTAATCTTCTTATGTTGGCAAAAGCTCACATGTGCGAATCAAAAGATCTGCTAGTGGCAAGACTCTATCTCTACCATCATTTTGCTAAAACAATTTGTTTTCTGCAGCATTGTATGAAGCAGATATTGTCAGGGAAAGCATATTGCCATGAAAATAAGTTTCTTCACAGGAACCTAAAGTCGGAAAAACTTTGTTCGTTGACCCCGACAATGATACTGTAAAGATTTGTGACTTTGGCCTTGCTAGGTCATTTGTATGCCTTATCAACAGAACTCTTACCGCTGAGGTATCAACTTTTAAACTATAAAAGTTGGTGGAAAATATATATCATAttagaaaattttgagtttaaGGTAGCTTTTAAACTTTTGTAGTAACTATTTTTCCGGTTATAATTGAGAGTTTACAAAGAAAGTCTTTTGTACTATGATTGAAGGTTTGATTGCATTTGTAGGTGGCGACGCTAAGGTACCAAGCCCCGGAAGTCCTCAT
It encodes:
- the LOC131327570 gene encoding cyclin-dependent kinase A-2-like, with amino-acid sequence MALEYVPMNLDSHMDLVNYSHKYPDITRILLGIAYYHENKVLHGDLKSENLLVDPKNDTVKICDFGLAKSFVCPSSSALTAQVATLRYRASEVLMDFTEYTIAIDMWVIFSKLEWLSEESWPHVTLLPSNPHPNLPLEEPPMPFHYPYIVVLTIGCNGGNRFKSGMILVNLFSSAHGLETVNLRNCCTFTILFNCLSMYVMVKDWKPEDDD